Proteins encoded by one window of Halococcus agarilyticus:
- a CDS encoding DUF7123 family protein: protein MSTTQSTGVDADAKEQRLKTYLERNAADGELYFKSKFIADEVGLSPKEIGALMCKLSDAATDLEIEKWSYTSATTWRVEPA from the coding sequence ATGAGCACGACACAGTCCACCGGGGTCGACGCGGACGCGAAGGAGCAGCGCCTGAAGACGTATCTCGAACGCAACGCGGCCGACGGCGAGCTCTACTTCAAGAGCAAGTTCATCGCCGACGAGGTGGGGCTCTCGCCGAAGGAGATCGGCGCGCTGATGTGCAAGCTCAGCGACGCGGCGACCGACCTCGAGATCGAGAAGTGGTCGTACACCAGCGCGACGACGTGGCGCGTCGAACCCGCGTGA
- a CDS encoding site-2 protease family protein — translation MDDSEPPAEGPPPEALAGFFRVTEITAENGRLQYYGEPLVGGQRLERRLWPVFRDRGYEVRLTSEPRQDPLTGVETGGSRYVLVATPRSTGIDGVPWRNLLFAALTVLTTLYAGARWYGSVRGFGEFLDAPLDVLAGWPFSLAVLFVLGVHELGHYALSRYHGVDASLPYFIPLPNVIGTMGAVIRMRGRMPDRKTLFDIGVAGPLAGLVAACTVTIVGLHLEPVTEPVIPIAFNYPPLIQAIAALTGQQLGYGSGTIVNPVVFAGWVGMFVTFLNLIPVGQLDGGHLVRAMVGKRHETVGALVPAALFGLAAYLYYVREAAFNAVFLWVLWGVFSLGIAYAGPATPIYDDALDAKRTALGLVTFVLGALCFTPVPFELVVP, via the coding sequence ATGGATGACAGCGAACCGCCCGCCGAGGGACCGCCACCCGAGGCGCTCGCGGGCTTCTTTCGCGTCACCGAAATCACCGCCGAGAACGGCCGTCTCCAGTACTACGGCGAGCCGCTCGTCGGTGGACAGCGGCTCGAACGCCGGCTCTGGCCGGTGTTTCGCGATCGGGGGTACGAGGTTCGGCTGACGAGCGAGCCGAGACAGGACCCCTTGACCGGCGTCGAGACCGGTGGATCGCGATACGTCCTCGTCGCCACGCCACGCTCGACCGGGATCGACGGAGTGCCGTGGCGAAACCTCCTCTTTGCGGCGCTCACGGTACTCACGACGCTGTACGCTGGCGCACGCTGGTACGGCTCCGTCCGGGGGTTCGGGGAGTTCCTCGATGCCCCCCTCGATGTGCTCGCCGGGTGGCCGTTCTCGCTCGCCGTCCTCTTCGTGCTCGGCGTGCACGAACTGGGTCACTACGCGCTGAGCCGGTATCACGGCGTCGACGCGAGCCTGCCCTACTTCATCCCGCTGCCGAACGTGATCGGGACGATGGGCGCGGTGATCCGGATGCGCGGGCGGATGCCAGACCGGAAGACCCTGTTCGACATCGGCGTCGCCGGCCCGCTCGCCGGGCTCGTCGCGGCCTGCACAGTGACGATCGTCGGGCTCCATCTCGAACCGGTGACCGAGCCGGTGATCCCGATCGCGTTCAACTACCCGCCCCTGATCCAGGCCATCGCCGCCCTCACCGGCCAGCAGCTCGGGTACGGCTCGGGCACGATCGTCAACCCCGTGGTGTTCGCGGGCTGGGTCGGGATGTTCGTCACCTTTCTGAATCTGATCCCTGTGGGCCAGCTCGACGGCGGCCACCTCGTGCGCGCGATGGTCGGCAAGCGCCACGAGACCGTCGGTGCGCTGGTCCCGGCCGCGCTGTTCGGGCTCGCGGCCTACCTCTACTACGTTCGGGAGGCCGCGTTCAACGCCGTCTTCCTCTGGGTGCTCTGGGGCGTGTTCAGCCTCGGGATCGCGTACGCCGGTCCCGCGACGCCGATCTACGACGACGCGCTCGACGCGAAACGCACGGCACTCGGCCTCGTCACCTTCGTGCTCGGCGCGCTCTGTTTCACGCCGGTGCCGTTCGAGCTGGTCGTGCCGTAG
- the thiL gene encoding thiamine-phosphate kinase has product MDERAALDALATSVPAAGDDCAVVDGSVLTTDMLHETTDFPDGTTRYTAGWRAVGASLSDVAAMGAEARAAVAVYAAPELDERGLRAFVDGARDVCEVCRAEYVGGDLDTHDEFTTATTALGRTDDPVLRSGAAAGEAVCVTGRLGRSGAALRLFDGGEHDRANDLFRFTPRVAAGEVIAPHAGAMMDVSDGLARSLHQLAAASDCGFAVDTPLPVADVVQEIAADPAEQRELSVFFGEDFELLFTVPERALDTAREAAPVDVSRIGTVVESGVTLDGDPLDDRGYTHG; this is encoded by the coding sequence ATGGATGAGCGGGCGGCTCTCGACGCGCTCGCCACGAGCGTACCCGCCGCGGGCGACGACTGCGCGGTCGTCGACGGGTCGGTGCTCACGACCGATATGCTCCACGAGACGACCGACTTCCCCGACGGCACGACGCGGTACACCGCGGGCTGGCGCGCGGTCGGCGCGTCGCTGTCGGACGTGGCTGCGATGGGGGCCGAAGCTCGGGCAGCGGTCGCGGTCTACGCCGCCCCCGAACTCGACGAACGTGGTTTGAGAGCGTTCGTCGACGGCGCGCGCGACGTCTGCGAGGTCTGTAGGGCGGAGTACGTCGGCGGCGATCTCGACACGCACGACGAGTTCACGACGGCGACGACCGCGCTCGGTCGGACCGACGACCCCGTGTTGCGCTCGGGGGCGGCGGCCGGCGAGGCAGTCTGCGTGACCGGCCGGCTCGGGCGGAGCGGTGCGGCGCTGCGGCTGTTCGATGGGGGCGAGCACGACCGCGCGAACGACCTCTTCCGGTTCACACCGCGGGTCGCGGCGGGCGAGGTGATCGCTCCGCACGCGGGCGCGATGATGGACGTGAGCGACGGACTCGCGCGCTCGCTCCACCAGCTCGCCGCCGCGAGCGACTGCGGGTTCGCGGTCGATACCCCGTTGCCCGTCGCCGATGTCGTTCAGGAGATCGCCGCCGATCCGGCCGAGCAGCGCGAACTGAGCGTCTTCTTCGGCGAGGACTTCGAACTCCTGTTCACCGTCCCCGAGCGCGCGCTCGATACCGCCCGCGAGGCCGCACCCGTCGACGTTTCGCGGATCGGCACGGTCGTCGAGAGCGGCGTGACGCTCGATGGCGACCCACTCGACGATCGGGGCTACACTCACGGGTAG
- a CDS encoding lysylphosphatidylglycerol synthase transmembrane domain-containing protein: MIRGDDLRATLVGFAGALCVLAVLVWGVGIDKTIDALAGASLPVLVGIVAIAICWLSAWGMSLHTVLGVLGAPITVPAAVLVFAGATFANNVTPFGQAGGEPVSALLISRATDREYETGLAAIASVDALNFVPSIALALVGLSYFASTITFGENLEYAAAAVVAFAVVVPIAVVLGWRNRYRLERTAVDSLAPLLQRLGELVPRRSAPSRAALERRIEGFFTAVERVATNPRGLVFALVFSTAGWVGLATSLWLSLFALGHTVSPAVVLVAIPTGAMASITPLPGGLGGVEAVLGALVLATTGLPLATVTAAVLIHRGATYLLPTVIGGGTAAVLADR; the protein is encoded by the coding sequence ATGATCCGCGGCGACGACCTCAGAGCCACGCTCGTCGGCTTTGCGGGTGCGCTCTGCGTTCTCGCCGTCCTGGTCTGGGGCGTCGGGATCGACAAAACTATCGACGCGCTCGCGGGGGCCAGCCTCCCCGTGCTGGTCGGGATCGTGGCGATCGCGATCTGCTGGCTCAGCGCGTGGGGGATGTCGCTCCACACGGTGCTCGGCGTACTCGGCGCGCCGATCACGGTGCCGGCGGCCGTGCTCGTCTTCGCCGGGGCGACGTTCGCGAACAACGTCACGCCCTTTGGCCAGGCCGGCGGCGAACCGGTGAGCGCGCTACTCATCTCGCGGGCGACCGACCGCGAGTACGAGACCGGGCTCGCGGCGATCGCGAGCGTCGACGCGCTCAACTTCGTCCCCTCGATCGCGCTCGCTCTCGTGGGGCTGAGCTACTTCGCGTCGACGATCACGTTCGGCGAGAACCTCGAGTACGCGGCGGCTGCCGTCGTGGCGTTCGCAGTCGTGGTGCCGATCGCAGTGGTGCTCGGGTGGCGCAACCGCTACCGGCTCGAACGGACCGCGGTCGACTCGCTCGCCCCGCTCCTCCAGCGGCTCGGCGAACTCGTCCCGCGTCGATCGGCTCCGAGCCGGGCCGCGCTCGAACGCCGGATCGAGGGCTTCTTCACGGCCGTCGAGCGCGTCGCCACCAACCCCCGTGGACTGGTGTTCGCACTCGTCTTCTCGACGGCGGGCTGGGTCGGGCTCGCGACTTCGCTCTGGCTCTCGCTGTTCGCGCTCGGCCACACCGTCTCGCCCGCCGTCGTGCTGGTCGCCATCCCGACGGGCGCGATGGCGAGCATCACACCACTCCCCGGTGGGCTCGGCGGGGTCGAAGCAGTCCTCGGTGCGCTCGTTCTCGCAACCACCGGCCTCCCGCTCGCGACCGTGACGGCCGCCGTCCTCATCCATCGCGGCGCGACCTACCTCCTCCCGACCGTCATCGGCGGCGGCACCGCGGCGGTGCTCGCCGACCGCTGA
- a CDS encoding 30S ribosomal protein S19e, giving the protein MATLYDVPADALIDALVERLPESIERPDWATYAKTGAGRELPPEQEEFWRTRAASLLRRVAIDGEIGVDRLTTAYGDTKDGSNRYGVAPAKKTEGSGKIIRTALQQLEAEELVETAEGEGRRITAEGQSLLDDTAGDVLDDLDRPELERYA; this is encoded by the coding sequence ATGGCAACTCTCTACGACGTTCCGGCGGACGCGCTCATCGACGCGCTCGTCGAGCGTCTCCCCGAGAGCATCGAGCGCCCCGACTGGGCGACCTACGCGAAGACCGGCGCGGGCCGCGAACTCCCGCCCGAACAGGAGGAGTTCTGGCGAACGCGCGCCGCCAGCCTGCTCCGGCGGGTCGCCATCGACGGCGAGATCGGCGTCGACCGGCTCACGACCGCCTACGGCGACACCAAGGACGGCTCGAACCGCTACGGCGTCGCGCCAGCGAAGAAGACCGAGGGCAGCGGGAAGATCATCCGGACCGCGCTCCAGCAGCTCGAAGCCGAGGAGCTCGTCGAGACAGCCGAGGGCGAGGGCCGCCGGATCACCGCCGAAGGCCAGAGCCTGCTCGACGACACGGCGGGCGACGTGCTCGACGACCTCGACCGACCCGAGCTCGAACGCTACGCCTGA
- a CDS encoding valine--tRNA ligase, with protein MTELAETYDPDALEAKWREEWHESDLYRYDDDDGATEYVIDTPPPYPTGDLHIGHALGWSYMDFAARYHRMQGKNVSFPQGWDCHGLPTEVKVEENHDIRRTDVPREEFRELCVEHTERKIDGMKGTMQWLGFSQDWSQEYRTMDPEYWAKTQRSFVEMHSNGYVHRDEHPVNWCPRCETAIADAEVENVDAEGTLSTVRFPGVDNDAIEIATTRPELLAACVGMAVDPDDERYAGRVGDTFEVPLFGHEVELVASEDVDGDFGTGAVMICTFGDKQDVDWWAEYDLDLRAVVTEDGRLDESVPEFGGLAIDDAKEEISTALQKEGYLQDEEPIEQSVGACWRCDTPIEILSKEQWFVRVDQNEILDKAREVDWIPEHMYGRLKEWTEGMEWDWVISRQRVFATPIPAWSCEECGHWHVAELDELPADPTEDEPQSDCPDCGADAWTGETDVMDTWMDSSISALHVAGWPEADFTPVQLREQGHEIIRTWAFYTLLRTAALEDQKPWDEALINGMVLGADGNKMSKSKDNSVAPEEVVEEHSADAFRQALALGGQPGSDIQFQPKEVTSASRFLTKLWNITRFASGHLDAETAAATAADGGAIDEAATDADRWILSRCARVADEVAADMDEYRFDRALRKLREFVWHDLADDYVELIKGRLYEGSDAERDAARHALSATLSASLRMLAPFSPFLVEEAYHHLPDPSGSVHAAAWPALDVADDAAEARGERIAAVASAVRAWKSDEGMALNADLDRIEVYADGIAELDTGDLSATVNAPVKIETGEPDVEMVAVGVDPDHSTIGPEFRDRAGAVVGALEAADPAAIERQRNENGTIELDIEGEAVTLDGDAVGIEREQRVAGEEVAVLDADGATVLVFP; from the coding sequence ATGACAGAGCTAGCTGAAACCTACGATCCCGACGCGCTCGAAGCCAAGTGGCGCGAGGAGTGGCACGAGTCCGACCTGTACCGCTACGATGACGACGACGGCGCAACCGAGTACGTCATCGACACCCCCCCGCCCTACCCGACGGGCGACCTCCACATCGGGCACGCGCTCGGCTGGAGTTACATGGACTTCGCCGCGCGCTACCACCGAATGCAGGGCAAGAACGTCTCCTTCCCGCAGGGATGGGACTGTCACGGCCTCCCGACGGAGGTCAAAGTCGAGGAGAACCACGACATCCGGCGGACGGACGTGCCGCGCGAGGAGTTCCGGGAGCTGTGCGTCGAGCACACCGAACGGAAGATCGACGGGATGAAGGGGACGATGCAGTGGCTCGGCTTCTCCCAGGACTGGTCCCAGGAGTACCGCACGATGGACCCCGAGTACTGGGCGAAGACCCAGCGTTCGTTCGTCGAGATGCATAGTAATGGCTACGTCCACCGCGACGAGCATCCCGTGAACTGGTGTCCGCGGTGTGAGACCGCGATCGCCGACGCCGAAGTCGAGAACGTCGATGCCGAGGGAACGCTCTCGACGGTCCGATTCCCGGGTGTCGACAACGACGCGATCGAGATCGCCACCACCCGCCCCGAACTGCTCGCGGCCTGCGTCGGGATGGCGGTCGACCCCGACGACGAGCGCTACGCGGGCCGGGTTGGCGACACCTTCGAGGTCCCGCTGTTCGGCCACGAGGTCGAACTCGTCGCGAGCGAGGACGTCGACGGCGACTTCGGCACCGGCGCGGTGATGATCTGCACCTTCGGCGACAAGCAGGACGTCGACTGGTGGGCGGAGTACGACCTCGACCTTCGGGCCGTCGTGACCGAGGACGGCCGACTCGACGAGAGCGTCCCGGAGTTCGGCGGGCTCGCGATCGACGACGCCAAAGAGGAGATCAGCACCGCGCTCCAGAAGGAGGGGTACCTTCAGGACGAGGAACCGATCGAGCAGTCGGTCGGGGCGTGCTGGCGGTGTGACACGCCGATCGAGATCCTCTCGAAGGAGCAGTGGTTCGTCCGGGTCGATCAGAACGAAATCCTCGATAAAGCCCGGGAGGTCGACTGGATTCCCGAGCATATGTACGGCCGCCTCAAGGAGTGGACCGAGGGAATGGAGTGGGACTGGGTGATTTCGCGCCAGCGCGTGTTCGCCACCCCGATTCCGGCGTGGTCGTGCGAGGAGTGCGGCCACTGGCACGTCGCCGAGCTGGACGAGCTCCCGGCCGATCCGACCGAGGACGAACCCCAAAGTGACTGTCCCGACTGCGGCGCGGACGCGTGGACCGGCGAGACCGACGTGATGGACACCTGGATGGACTCGTCGATCTCGGCGCTCCACGTCGCTGGCTGGCCCGAGGCCGACTTCACTCCCGTGCAGCTCCGCGAGCAGGGCCACGAGATCATCCGGACGTGGGCGTTCTACACGCTCCTGCGAACGGCCGCGCTCGAAGACCAGAAACCGTGGGACGAGGCGCTCATCAACGGGATGGTGCTGGGCGCTGACGGCAACAAGATGAGCAAGTCGAAGGACAACTCGGTCGCCCCCGAGGAGGTCGTCGAGGAGCACTCCGCCGACGCCTTTCGACAGGCGCTCGCCCTCGGCGGCCAGCCGGGGAGCGACATCCAGTTCCAGCCGAAGGAGGTCACGAGCGCGTCGCGCTTCCTGACGAAGCTCTGGAACATCACGCGCTTCGCGAGCGGGCATCTCGACGCCGAAACCGCCGCTGCAACGGCCGCCGACGGGGGGGCGATCGACGAGGCTGCCACCGACGCCGACCGCTGGATCCTCTCGCGGTGCGCGCGGGTCGCCGACGAGGTCGCCGCCGACATGGACGAGTACCGCTTCGATCGCGCGCTCCGGAAGCTCCGGGAGTTCGTCTGGCACGACCTCGCCGACGACTACGTCGAACTCATCAAGGGCCGCCTCTACGAGGGCAGCGACGCCGAGCGCGACGCCGCACGCCACGCGCTCTCGGCGACGCTCTCGGCGTCGCTCCGGATGCTCGCGCCGTTCTCGCCGTTCCTCGTCGAGGAGGCGTACCACCACCTGCCCGACCCGTCGGGCAGCGTCCACGCTGCCGCGTGGCCCGCGCTCGACGTCGCCGACGACGCCGCGGAGGCGCGCGGCGAACGCATCGCCGCGGTCGCGAGCGCGGTCCGGGCGTGGAAGTCCGACGAGGGAATGGCGCTCAACGCCGATCTCGACCGGATCGAGGTCTACGCCGACGGGATCGCCGAACTCGACACCGGCGACCTGAGTGCGACGGTGAACGCCCCGGTGAAGATCGAGACAGGCGAGCCGGACGTCGAGATGGTCGCCGTCGGCGTCGATCCCGACCACAGCACGATCGGCCCCGAGTTCCGCGATCGAGCGGGTGCGGTCGTGGGCGCACTCGAAGCCGCCGACCCTGCTGCAATCGAACGCCAGAGGAACGAGAACGGCACGATCGAACTCGACATCGAGGGTGAGGCGGTCACGCTCGACGGCGACGCGGTCGGGATCGAGCGAGAGCAGCGCGTCGCGGGCGAGGAGGTCGCGGTTCTCGACGCCGACGGCGCGACGGTGCTCGTCTTCCCGTAG
- the gnd gene encoding phosphogluconate dehydrogenase (NAD(+)-dependent, decarboxylating) has protein sequence MQLGVVGLGRMGRIVTERVLAAGHDVVAFDVNEEAVATATAAGAEPADSIGDLADRLGSEKRIWLMVPAGDAIDAALGDLETHLDEDDVVIDGGNSHFEESVRRADATPAAYLDCGTSGGPAGAELGFSLMIGGPGWAYDELTPVFDAVATGPAGHARMGPAGSGHYVKMVHNGVEYALMEAYGEGFELLHDGRYDLDLESVARTWNNGAVIRSWLLELCEEAFREEGGDLGSVADRVAGGSTGTWTVEEALAQEIPVPLIYTALAERFGSRADEGRFARRLANRLRYGFGRHEVARR, from the coding sequence ATGCAACTGGGCGTCGTCGGACTCGGGCGGATGGGACGGATCGTGACCGAGCGCGTGCTCGCTGCGGGCCACGACGTGGTCGCCTTCGACGTGAACGAGGAGGCTGTCGCGACCGCCACAGCGGCGGGAGCCGAGCCGGCCGACTCCATCGGGGACCTCGCCGACCGACTCGGGAGCGAGAAGCGGATCTGGCTGATGGTGCCCGCGGGCGACGCCATCGACGCCGCGCTCGGCGATCTCGAAACCCATCTCGACGAGGACGACGTGGTGATCGACGGTGGCAACTCACACTTCGAGGAATCTGTGCGGCGGGCCGACGCGACGCCGGCGGCGTACCTCGACTGTGGGACATCCGGGGGTCCCGCTGGCGCGGAACTCGGTTTCTCGCTGATGATCGGCGGGCCCGGATGGGCCTACGACGAGCTGACTCCGGTGTTCGACGCCGTGGCGACCGGGCCCGCAGGACACGCGAGGATGGGGCCCGCAGGTTCGGGCCACTACGTCAAGATGGTCCACAACGGCGTGGAGTACGCGCTGATGGAGGCCTACGGTGAGGGGTTCGAACTCCTCCACGACGGGCGGTACGATCTCGACCTCGAATCGGTCGCCCGGACCTGGAACAACGGCGCAGTCATCCGGTCGTGGCTGCTCGAACTCTGTGAGGAGGCGTTCCGCGAGGAGGGCGGTGATCTGGGGAGTGTGGCCGACCGCGTTGCGGGCGGTTCGACGGGAACGTGGACCGTCGAGGAGGCGCTCGCTCAGGAGATTCCGGTACCGCTGATCTACACCGCGCTCGCCGAGCGGTTCG